The genome window GAGGGCAAGGACATCATCCGCAAGGCCCAGGCCGCCGCGACCGCCCGCATCGCCGCGCGCAAGGCGCGCGACCTCGCGCGCGGCCGCAAGGGTCTGCTCGGCAGCGGCTCGCTGCCCGGCAAGCTCAGCGACTGCCAGTCGAACAACCCCGAGGAGTGCGAGGTCTTCATCGTCGAGGGTGACTCGGCCGGTGGCTCTGCCCGTCAGGGCCGCGACCCGCGCATCCAGGCGATCCTCCCGATCCGGGGCAAGATCCTCAATGTCGAGAAGGCACGCCTCGACAAGGTGCTCGCCAACACCGAGGTCCAGTCGATCATCTCGGCGCTCGGCACCGGCGTGCACGACGAGTTCAACCTCGACAAGCTGCGCTATCACAAGATCGTCCTGATGGCCGACGCCGACGTCGACGGCCACCACATCAACACGCTGCTGCTCACGCTGCTCTTCCGCTTCATGCCGGCGCTGATCCGTGACGGCTTCGTCTACATGGCGCAGCCGCCGCTCTACCGCCTGCGGTGGAACAAGCCGCACGAGCACGAGTTCGTCTACTCCGACGCCGAGCGCGACGCGATGATGGCCGACGGCCTGGCCAACGGCAAGAAGCTCCCCAAGGAGAACCCGGTCCAGCGCTACAAGGGTCTCGGCGAGATGAACGCCAAGGAGCTGTGGGAGACCACGATGGACCCGGAGCAGCGCCTCATGCTCCAGGTCACCCTCGAGGACGCCGCGCAGGCTGACGAGATCTTCTCGATCCTCATGGGCGAGGACGTCGAGTCCCGCCGCACCTTCATCCAGCGCAACGCCAAGGACGTTAGGTTCCTCGATATCTGATGACTGAGACTCCCACTCCCGCCCCCGGCGGACGGATCGAGCCTGTCGAGCTGCAGACCTCCATGCAGCGGGCCTACATCGACTACGCGATGGCGGTCATCGTCGGTCGGGCCCTGCCCGACGTACGCGACGGGCTGAAGCCGGTCCACCGGCGCGTCCTCTACGCGATGTTCGACGGCGGCTACCGCCCCGACCGCGGCTTCTCGAAGTGCTCCCGTGTCGTCGGTGACGTCATGGGTCAGTACCACCCGCACGGCGACACCGCGATCTACGACACCCTGGTGCGCCTGGCCCAGCCGTGGGTGATGCGCGCGCCGCTGATCCACGGGCAGGGCAACTTCGGCTCGCCGGGCAACGACTCCGCGGCGGCCATGCGATACACCGAGTGCCGGATGGCGCCGCTCGCGCTCGAGATGGTCCGCGACATCGAAGAGGGGACGGTCGACTTCCAGCCCAACTACGACGGCCGCTCCGAGGAACCGACGGTGCTGCCGTCGCGCTTCCCGAACCTGCTGGTCAACGGGTCGGCCGGCATCGCGGTCGGTATGGCCACGAGCATCCCGCCGCACAACCTGCGCGAGGTCGCGGAGGGCGCCACGTGGGCGCTCGAGCACCCCGACGCCTCCAAGGAGGAGCTGCAGGATGCGCTCCTCGAGCGGATCAAGGGCCCCGACTTCCCCAACGGCGCGCTGATCGTCGGCACCGCCGGCATCGAGCAGGCCTACCGCACCGGTCGTGGCTCCATCACCCAGCGCGCGGTGATCGAGGTCGACGAGGACAACCGCGGTCGCACCTGCCTGGTCATCACCGAGCTGCCCTACATGGTCAACCCGGACAACCTCGCTCTGAAGATCGCCGAGCTGGCCGACTCGGGTCGCGTGCAGGGCATCGCCGATGTCCGCGATGACACCTCCGACCGCACGGGCCAGCGGCTCGTCGTCGTACTCAAGCGGGATGCGGTCGCACGCGTCGTGCTCAACAACCTGCTCAAGCACACGGAGCTACAGACCAACTTCAGTGCCAACATGCTGGCTCTCGTCGACGGTGTGCCACGCACGCTGAGCATCGACCAGTTCATCACCAACTGGGTCGAGCACCAGATCGAGGTCATCCGCCGGCGCACGGAGTTCCGGCTCCGCAAGGCCGAGGAGCGGGCCCACATCCTGCGTGGCCTGGTCAAGGCGCTCGACGCGCTTGACGAGGTGATCGCCCTCATCCGCCGCTCGCCCGACGTCGCCGACGCCCGCGCCGGCCTGATCGAGCTGCTCGACATCGACGAGCTTCAGGCCAACGCGATCCTCGACATGCAGCTGCGCTCGCTGGCCGCGCTGCAGCGCCAGCGGATCATCGACGACCTCGCCAGGATCGAGCTCGAGATCGCCGACCTCAAGGACATCCTCGCCAACGTCGCCCGCCAGCGGTCGATCGTCGCGCAGGAGCTGGGCGAGATCGTGGAGAAGTACGGCGACGACCGCCGTACCCAGATCATCCCGGCCGACGGCGACCTCTCCATGGAGGACCTCATCCCCGATGAGGATCTCGTCGTGTCGATCACCCGTGGCGGCTACGCCAAGCGGACCCGTGCCGACCAGTACCGGCTCCAGAAGCGCGGCGGCAAGGGTGTCCGCGGCGCGACGCTGCGTGGTGACGACGTGGTCGAGCACTTCATCGCGACGACGAACCACCACTGGCTGCTCTTCTTCACCACGGCAGGCCGCGTCTACCGCACGAAGGCGTACAACCTCCCTGAGGCGGCACGTGACGCCAAGGGCGGGCACGTCGCCGGCCTGCTGAGCTTCCAACCGGACGAGAAGATCGCCCAGGTGCTCGCGATCCGCGACTACGAGCAGGCGCCCTACCTCGTCCTCGCCACCCGCTCGGGCCTGGTGAAGAAGACCCGTCTCGGCGACTACAACTCCCCGCGTCAGGCCGGCGTCATCGCGATCAACTTCCGCGAGGACGACGACGAGCTGATCGGTGCCGAGCTGGTCAACGCCGACGACGACATCCTGCTCGTCTCCCGCAAGGGGCAGGCGATCCGGTTCATCGCCGACGACGCCCAGCTGCGTCCGATGGGGCGCGCCACCTCGGGTGTCTCGGGCATGAAGTTCCGCGAGGGCGACTCGCTGCTGTCGATGTCGGTCATCCGTGCCGCTGATGCGGCGGCGGAGAACTCCGACGAGAACGTGCAGTACGTCTTCACGATCACGGACGGCGGCTTCGCCAAGCGCACGCGTATCTCCGACTACCGGATCCAGTCCCGCGGCGGCCTGGGCATCAAGGCGATGCAGCTCTCCGACGAGAAGCGCGGCTCACTCGTCGGCGCCTTCATCGTCAAGGACGGCGACGAGGTCCTCTCGATCACCGCCACCGGCCAGGTCGTACGCTCCCCCATCGACGACAACTTCGCCCCGAAGGGTCGTTCGACCATGGGCGTGAAGTTTGTGTCGCCCAAGAAGAATGACACTGTCGCAGTCGTCACCCGCTCCGTCGAGGCGCAGGAGACGGAGGAGTTGGGTGCCGATGAGGCAGAGCCCGTCTCCGCCGAGGACGACGACACTGTTGAGACGACTGATTCCGGCTCGGAGGACTGA of Nocardioides sp. Kera G14 contains these proteins:
- the gyrA gene encoding DNA gyrase subunit A → MTETPTPAPGGRIEPVELQTSMQRAYIDYAMAVIVGRALPDVRDGLKPVHRRVLYAMFDGGYRPDRGFSKCSRVVGDVMGQYHPHGDTAIYDTLVRLAQPWVMRAPLIHGQGNFGSPGNDSAAAMRYTECRMAPLALEMVRDIEEGTVDFQPNYDGRSEEPTVLPSRFPNLLVNGSAGIAVGMATSIPPHNLREVAEGATWALEHPDASKEELQDALLERIKGPDFPNGALIVGTAGIEQAYRTGRGSITQRAVIEVDEDNRGRTCLVITELPYMVNPDNLALKIAELADSGRVQGIADVRDDTSDRTGQRLVVVLKRDAVARVVLNNLLKHTELQTNFSANMLALVDGVPRTLSIDQFITNWVEHQIEVIRRRTEFRLRKAEERAHILRGLVKALDALDEVIALIRRSPDVADARAGLIELLDIDELQANAILDMQLRSLAALQRQRIIDDLARIELEIADLKDILANVARQRSIVAQELGEIVEKYGDDRRTQIIPADGDLSMEDLIPDEDLVVSITRGGYAKRTRADQYRLQKRGGKGVRGATLRGDDVVEHFIATTNHHWLLFFTTAGRVYRTKAYNLPEAARDAKGGHVAGLLSFQPDEKIAQVLAIRDYEQAPYLVLATRSGLVKKTRLGDYNSPRQAGVIAINFREDDDELIGAELVNADDDILLVSRKGQAIRFIADDAQLRPMGRATSGVSGMKFREGDSLLSMSVIRAADAAAENSDENVQYVFTITDGGFAKRTRISDYRIQSRGGLGIKAMQLSDEKRGSLVGAFIVKDGDEVLSITATGQVVRSPIDDNFAPKGRSTMGVKFVSPKKNDTVAVVTRSVEAQETEELGADEAEPVSAEDDDTVETTDSGSED